The following coding sequences lie in one Lepidochelys kempii isolate rLepKem1 chromosome 18, rLepKem1.hap2, whole genome shotgun sequence genomic window:
- the PLEKHM2 gene encoding pleckstrin homology domain-containing family M member 2 isoform X1, with translation MEPGEVKDRILENISLSVKKLQSYFAACEDETPAIRNHDKVLQRLCEHLDHALLYGLQDLSSGYWVLVVHFTRREAIKRIEVLQHVATNLGRSRAWLYLALNENSLESYLRLFQENLSLLHKYYVKNALVCSHDHLTLFLTLVSGLEFIRFDLDLDAPYLDLAPYMPDYYKPQYLLDFEDRLPSSIHGSDSLSLNSFNSVTSTNLEWDDSAIAPSSEDYDFGDVFPAVPSMPSTAWEDGDLTDTFSCPHSVASDLNGCKASMKSPTQRYNPFNEEKVEVLSSTETTPAHTASLERMDTTMEGTDQLESGTELEVIRLAKKKKTGKKKKVKLEEMVNPPAPSATEAGRDGGTNRLSEGTELKTDRRLPSPEGQERLGESSKHSALSQLGLRIPEMKDTSMESMGQPLSKVIEKLNGQLDPSGWNCPVDPPNQSFRTDMPEETPDGPPSGSYIERISTPMDFYRFTVESPNSPAPGGGDHDPTGAGQPPYVPGSPEAAGQDEEGGEGETAGAVEDAQEEADKTQASEMETGNMEALSRLKGDQPSPSLSSAEDSGVEEGQGSPSEMAHPSEFRVDNNHLLLLMIHVFRENEEQLFRMIRMSTGHMEGNLQLLYVLLTDCYVYLIRKGAAEKPYLVEETVSYNELDYISVGLDQQTVMLVCTNRRKQFLLDTADVALTEFFLVSLKSAMIKGCREPPYPSILTDATMEKLALAKFVAQESKCEASDVVVRFYGLIHWEDPMDETLGPAPSLYASSENSVTKEGILHYKSGTSYLGKEHWKTCFVVLSSNGILYQYPDRTDIIPLLSVNMGGEQCGGCRRSNTTDRPHSFQVILTDRPSLELSAENEEEMADWMQYLCQAVSKGVIPQGVVPTPCIPCCLVITDEKAFTCHEDCQTSFFRSLATVELPDVATVSTEAGKEYCIIEFAQDRNQFMPPWVLYFSCTTELERFLLALSTVWRNIYQVDLQHKAIQEASVKKKCEDALSLIHSAWQRSDSLCRGRDSRDPWC, from the exons TTGCAGAGTTACTTTGCAGCCTGTGAGGATGAGACCCCAGCAATTAGGAATCATGACAAAGTCCTGCAGCGGCTATGCGAGCACCTGGACCACGCTCTGCTTTATGG GCTGCAAGACCTCTCTTCAGGCTACTGGGTGCTGGTCGTTCACTTCACCCGCAGGGAAGCCATCAAGCGGATAGAAGTCCTGCAACATGTGGCCACCAATTTGGGGCGCA GTCGAGCTTGGCTATACCTGGCCCTCAATGAGAACTCGTTGGAGAGCTATTTAAGGCTGTTTCAGGAGAATCTAAGTCTGCTGCATAAGTACTATGTCAA GAATGCCCTGGTCTGCAGTCACGATCACCTGACCTTGTTCCTGACGCTGGTATCTGGGCTGGAATTCATTCGCTTTGACTTGGATCTG GATGCCCCTTACTTGGACCTGGCGCCCTACATGCCCGATTACTACAAGCCTCAGTATCTGCTGGACTTCGAGGATCGCCTGCCCAGCTCCATCCATGGCTCAGACAGCCTGTCGCTCAACTCCTTCAACTCTGTCACCTCGACCAATCTGGAGTGGGACGACAGTGCCATTGCACCTTCAAGTGAGG ATTATGATTTTGGAGATGTCTTTCCTGCAGTGCCGTCCATGCCCAGCACAGCCTGGGAAG ATGGAGACCTAACGGACACTTTCAGCTGCCCGCACTCCGTGGCCTCCGATCTGAACGGCTGCAAGGCTTCCATGAAGAGTCCCACGCAGCGCTACAACCCCTTCAACGAGGAGAAGGTGGAAGTGCTGTCCTCCACCGAAACCACCCCGGCGCACACCGCCTCCCTGGAGAGGATGGACACCACGATGGAAGGCACAGACCAGCTGGAGAGCGGCACGGAGCTGGAAGTCATCAG ATTAGCTAAAAAGAAGAAAACCGGCAAGAAAAAGAAGGTGAAATTGGAGGAAATGgtgaacccccctgcccccagtgccacGGAGGCTGGCAGAGACGGTGGCACAAACAGACTGAGTGAAGGAACTGAGCTGAAGACAGACAGGAGGCTGCCCTCTCCGGAGGGCCAGGAGAGGCTAGGAGAGAGCAGCAAGCACTCGGCCCTGAGCCAGCTGGGCCTGCGGATCCCGGAGATGAAGGACACCTCCATGGAGAGCATGGGGCAGCCGCTGAGCAAAGTGATTGAGAAACTGAACGGGCAGCTGGACCCCAGTGGCTGGAACTGCCCCGTCGACCCCCCCAATCAGTCCTTTCGGACTGACATGCCAGAGGAGACCCCGGATGGGCCGCCCTCTGGCAGCTATATCGAGCGGATTTCGACCCCCATGGACTTCTACCGCTTTACCGTCGAGAGTCCAAACTCTCCTGCGCCAGGTGGTGGCGACCATGACCCTACAGGGGCTGGCCAACCGCCATATGTTCCTGgtagccctgaggctgctggacaagatgaagaaggaggagaaggagaaacagctgGGGCGGTAGAGGACGCTCAGGAGGAGGCAGATAAAACCCAAGCCAGTGAAATGGAAACTGGCAACATGGAGGCGCTCAGCAGGCTGAAAGGAGACCAGCCCAGTCCCTCTCTGAGCAGCGCTGAGGACTcgggggtggaggagggacaGGGCAGCCCGTCGGAAATGGCCCATCCATCGGAGTTCAG GGTGGATAACAACCATCTATTGCTGCTGATGATCCATGTCTTCCGGGAAAACGAGGAACAGCTGTTCAGG ATGATCCGAATGAGCACTGGGCACATGGAGGGGAATCTTCAGCTGCTCTATGTCCTGCTGACGGACTGTTATGTGTACCTGATCCGGAAAG GAGCCGCAGAAAAGCCGTACTTGGTGGAGGAGACCGTTTCATACAATGAGCTAGACTACATCTCG GTTGGCCTGGATCAGCAGACAGTGATGTTGGTCTGCACCAACCGTCGGAAGCAGTTCCTGCTGGACACCGCCGACGTGGCCCTTACAGA gttctTCCTAGTCTCCTTGAAGTCAGCCATGATCAAAGGTTGCCGAGAGCCGCCGTACCCCAGCATCCTCACCGACGCCACTATGGAGAAGCTGGCGCTGGCCAAGTTTGTGGCCCAAGAGTCAAAGTGCGAG GCTTCCGATGTGGTCGTGCGCTTCTATGGCCTCATTCACTGGGAGGACCCCATGGATGAGACATTGGGACCGGCCCCTTCCCTTTATGCTTCTTCTGAGAACTCGGTCACTAAAGAAGGCATCCTGCATTACAAGTCTGGGACTTCCTACCTGGGGAAGGAGCACTGGAAGACCTGCTTTGTGGTGCTCAG CAGCAATGGGATCTTATACCAGTATCCAGACCGTACTGACATTATCCCTCTGCTCTCCGTGAACATGGG GGGGGAGCAGTGTGGTGGGTGCCGGCGATCGAACACCACAGATCGCCCCCactccttccaggtgatcctgaCCGACCGCCCTTCCCTGGAGCTCAGCGCCGAGAACGAAGAGGAGATGGCAGACTGGATGCAATACTTGTGCCAGGCCGTATCCAAAGGG GTTATCCCCCAGGGCGTGGTCCCCACGCCTTGCATCCCCTGCTGCCTTGTCATAACGGACGAGAAGGCCTTCACCTGCCACGAGGATTGCCAGACGAGCTTCTTCCGCTCGCTCGCCACCGTGGAGCTGCCGGACGTGGCCACTGTCTCTACGGAAGCCGGCAAGGAGTACTGTATAATA GAGTTTGCTCAGGATCGCAACCAGTTCATGCCCCCCTGGGTCCTGTACTTTAGTTGCACTACTGAACTGGAGAGGTTCCTCTTGGCGCTGAGCACTGTGTGGAGAAATATCTACCAG GTTGATCTCCAGCACAAGGCAATCCAAGAAGCCTCGGTGAAGAAGAAATGCGAGGATGCCTTGAGCCTGATCCACAGCGCCTGGCAGCGCAGCGACAGCCTGTGCCGTGGCCGGGACTCCCGGGACCCCTGGTGTTAA
- the PLEKHM2 gene encoding pleckstrin homology domain-containing family M member 2 isoform X5, with product MEPGEVKDRILENISLSVKKLQSYFAACEDETPAIRNHDKVLQRLCEHLDHALLYGLQDLSSGYWVLVVHFTRREAIKRIEVLQHVATNLGRSRAWLYLALNENSLESYLRLFQENLSLLHKYYVKNALVCSHDHLTLFLTLVSGLEFIRFDLDLDAPYLDLAPYMPDYYKPQYLLDFEDRLPSSIHGSDSLSLNSFNSVTSTNLEWDDSAIAPSSEDYDFGDVFPAVPSMPSTAWEDGDLTDTFSCPHSVASDLNGCKASMKSPTQRYNPFNEEKVEVLSSTETTPAHTASLERMDTTMEGTDQLESGTELEVIRLAKKKKTGKKKKVKLEEMVNPPAPSATEAGRDGGTNRLSEGTELKTDRRLPSPEGQERLGESSKHSALSQLGLRIPEMKDTSMESMGQPLSKVIEKLNGQLDPSGWNCPVDPPNQSFRTDMPEETPDGPPSGSYIERISTPMDFYRFTVESPNSPAPGGGDHDPTGAGQPPYVPGSPEAAGQDEEGGEGETAGAVEDAQEEADKTQASEMETGNMEALSRLKGDQPSPSLSSAEDSGVEEGQGSPSEMAHPSEFRVDNNHLLLLMIHVFRENEEQLFRMIRMSTGHMEGNLQLLYVLLTDCYVYLIRKGAAEKPYLVEETVSYNELDYISVGLDQQTVMLVCTNRRKQFLLDTADVALTEFFLVSLKSAMIKGCREPPYPSILTDATMEKLALAKFVAQESKCEASDVVVRFYGLIHWEDPMDETLGPAPSLYASSENSVTKEGILHYKSGTSYLGKEHWKTCFVVLSSNGILYQYPDRTDIIPLLSVNMGGEQCGGCRRSNTTDRPHSFQVILTDRPSLELSAENEEEMADWMQYLCQAVSKGVIPQGVVPTPCIPCCLVITDEKAFTCHEDCQTSFFRSLATVELPDVATVSTEAGKEYCIIVDLQHKAIQEASVKKKCEDALSLIHSAWQRSDSLCRGRDSRDPWC from the exons TTGCAGAGTTACTTTGCAGCCTGTGAGGATGAGACCCCAGCAATTAGGAATCATGACAAAGTCCTGCAGCGGCTATGCGAGCACCTGGACCACGCTCTGCTTTATGG GCTGCAAGACCTCTCTTCAGGCTACTGGGTGCTGGTCGTTCACTTCACCCGCAGGGAAGCCATCAAGCGGATAGAAGTCCTGCAACATGTGGCCACCAATTTGGGGCGCA GTCGAGCTTGGCTATACCTGGCCCTCAATGAGAACTCGTTGGAGAGCTATTTAAGGCTGTTTCAGGAGAATCTAAGTCTGCTGCATAAGTACTATGTCAA GAATGCCCTGGTCTGCAGTCACGATCACCTGACCTTGTTCCTGACGCTGGTATCTGGGCTGGAATTCATTCGCTTTGACTTGGATCTG GATGCCCCTTACTTGGACCTGGCGCCCTACATGCCCGATTACTACAAGCCTCAGTATCTGCTGGACTTCGAGGATCGCCTGCCCAGCTCCATCCATGGCTCAGACAGCCTGTCGCTCAACTCCTTCAACTCTGTCACCTCGACCAATCTGGAGTGGGACGACAGTGCCATTGCACCTTCAAGTGAGG ATTATGATTTTGGAGATGTCTTTCCTGCAGTGCCGTCCATGCCCAGCACAGCCTGGGAAG ATGGAGACCTAACGGACACTTTCAGCTGCCCGCACTCCGTGGCCTCCGATCTGAACGGCTGCAAGGCTTCCATGAAGAGTCCCACGCAGCGCTACAACCCCTTCAACGAGGAGAAGGTGGAAGTGCTGTCCTCCACCGAAACCACCCCGGCGCACACCGCCTCCCTGGAGAGGATGGACACCACGATGGAAGGCACAGACCAGCTGGAGAGCGGCACGGAGCTGGAAGTCATCAG ATTAGCTAAAAAGAAGAAAACCGGCAAGAAAAAGAAGGTGAAATTGGAGGAAATGgtgaacccccctgcccccagtgccacGGAGGCTGGCAGAGACGGTGGCACAAACAGACTGAGTGAAGGAACTGAGCTGAAGACAGACAGGAGGCTGCCCTCTCCGGAGGGCCAGGAGAGGCTAGGAGAGAGCAGCAAGCACTCGGCCCTGAGCCAGCTGGGCCTGCGGATCCCGGAGATGAAGGACACCTCCATGGAGAGCATGGGGCAGCCGCTGAGCAAAGTGATTGAGAAACTGAACGGGCAGCTGGACCCCAGTGGCTGGAACTGCCCCGTCGACCCCCCCAATCAGTCCTTTCGGACTGACATGCCAGAGGAGACCCCGGATGGGCCGCCCTCTGGCAGCTATATCGAGCGGATTTCGACCCCCATGGACTTCTACCGCTTTACCGTCGAGAGTCCAAACTCTCCTGCGCCAGGTGGTGGCGACCATGACCCTACAGGGGCTGGCCAACCGCCATATGTTCCTGgtagccctgaggctgctggacaagatgaagaaggaggagaaggagaaacagctgGGGCGGTAGAGGACGCTCAGGAGGAGGCAGATAAAACCCAAGCCAGTGAAATGGAAACTGGCAACATGGAGGCGCTCAGCAGGCTGAAAGGAGACCAGCCCAGTCCCTCTCTGAGCAGCGCTGAGGACTcgggggtggaggagggacaGGGCAGCCCGTCGGAAATGGCCCATCCATCGGAGTTCAG GGTGGATAACAACCATCTATTGCTGCTGATGATCCATGTCTTCCGGGAAAACGAGGAACAGCTGTTCAGG ATGATCCGAATGAGCACTGGGCACATGGAGGGGAATCTTCAGCTGCTCTATGTCCTGCTGACGGACTGTTATGTGTACCTGATCCGGAAAG GAGCCGCAGAAAAGCCGTACTTGGTGGAGGAGACCGTTTCATACAATGAGCTAGACTACATCTCG GTTGGCCTGGATCAGCAGACAGTGATGTTGGTCTGCACCAACCGTCGGAAGCAGTTCCTGCTGGACACCGCCGACGTGGCCCTTACAGA gttctTCCTAGTCTCCTTGAAGTCAGCCATGATCAAAGGTTGCCGAGAGCCGCCGTACCCCAGCATCCTCACCGACGCCACTATGGAGAAGCTGGCGCTGGCCAAGTTTGTGGCCCAAGAGTCAAAGTGCGAG GCTTCCGATGTGGTCGTGCGCTTCTATGGCCTCATTCACTGGGAGGACCCCATGGATGAGACATTGGGACCGGCCCCTTCCCTTTATGCTTCTTCTGAGAACTCGGTCACTAAAGAAGGCATCCTGCATTACAAGTCTGGGACTTCCTACCTGGGGAAGGAGCACTGGAAGACCTGCTTTGTGGTGCTCAG CAGCAATGGGATCTTATACCAGTATCCAGACCGTACTGACATTATCCCTCTGCTCTCCGTGAACATGGG GGGGGAGCAGTGTGGTGGGTGCCGGCGATCGAACACCACAGATCGCCCCCactccttccaggtgatcctgaCCGACCGCCCTTCCCTGGAGCTCAGCGCCGAGAACGAAGAGGAGATGGCAGACTGGATGCAATACTTGTGCCAGGCCGTATCCAAAGGG GTTATCCCCCAGGGCGTGGTCCCCACGCCTTGCATCCCCTGCTGCCTTGTCATAACGGACGAGAAGGCCTTCACCTGCCACGAGGATTGCCAGACGAGCTTCTTCCGCTCGCTCGCCACCGTGGAGCTGCCGGACGTGGCCACTGTCTCTACGGAAGCCGGCAAGGAGTACTGTATAATA GTTGATCTCCAGCACAAGGCAATCCAAGAAGCCTCGGTGAAGAAGAAATGCGAGGATGCCTTGAGCCTGATCCACAGCGCCTGGCAGCGCAGCGACAGCCTGTGCCGTGGCCGGGACTCCCGGGACCCCTGGTGTTAA
- the PLEKHM2 gene encoding pleckstrin homology domain-containing family M member 2 isoform X2 — MEPGEVKDRILENISLSVKKLQSYFAACEDETPAIRNHDKVLQRLCEHLDHALLYGLQDLSSGYWVLVVHFTRREAIKRIEVLQHVATNLGRSRAWLYLALNENSLESYLRLFQENLSLLHKYYVKNALVCSHDHLTLFLTLVSGLEFIRFDLDLDAPYLDLAPYMPDYYKPQYLLDFEDRLPSSIHGSDSLSLNSFNSVTSTNLEWDDSAIAPSSEDYDFGDVFPAVPSMPSTAWEDGDLTDTFSCPHSVASDLNGCKASMKSPTQRYNPFNEEKVEVLSSTETTPAHTASLERMDTTMEGTDQLESGTELEVIRLAKKKKTGKKKKVKLEEMVNPPAPSATEAGRDGGTNRLSEGTELKTDRRLPSPEGQERLGESSKHSALSQLGLRIPEMKDTSMESMGQPLSKVIEKLNGQLDPSGWNCPVDPPNQSFRTDMPEETPDGPPSGSYIERISTPMDFYRFTVESPNSPAPGGGDHDPTGAGQPPYVPGSPEAAGQDEEGGEGETAGAVEDAQEEADKTQASEMETGNMEALSRLKGDQPSPSLSSAEDSGVEEGQGSPSEMAHPSEFRVDNNHLLLLMIHVFRENEEQLFRMIRMSTGHMEGNLQLLYVLLTDCYVYLIRKGAAEKPYLVEETVSYNELDYISVGLDQQTVMLVCTNRRKQFLLDTADVALTEFFLVSLKSAMIKGCREPPYPSILTDATMEKLALAKFVAQESKCEASDVVVRFYGLIHWEDPMDETLGPAPSLYASSENSVTKEGILHYKSGTSYLGKEHWKTCFVVLSNGILYQYPDRTDIIPLLSVNMGGEQCGGCRRSNTTDRPHSFQVILTDRPSLELSAENEEEMADWMQYLCQAVSKGVIPQGVVPTPCIPCCLVITDEKAFTCHEDCQTSFFRSLATVELPDVATVSTEAGKEYCIIEFAQDRNQFMPPWVLYFSCTTELERFLLALSTVWRNIYQVDLQHKAIQEASVKKKCEDALSLIHSAWQRSDSLCRGRDSRDPWC; from the exons TTGCAGAGTTACTTTGCAGCCTGTGAGGATGAGACCCCAGCAATTAGGAATCATGACAAAGTCCTGCAGCGGCTATGCGAGCACCTGGACCACGCTCTGCTTTATGG GCTGCAAGACCTCTCTTCAGGCTACTGGGTGCTGGTCGTTCACTTCACCCGCAGGGAAGCCATCAAGCGGATAGAAGTCCTGCAACATGTGGCCACCAATTTGGGGCGCA GTCGAGCTTGGCTATACCTGGCCCTCAATGAGAACTCGTTGGAGAGCTATTTAAGGCTGTTTCAGGAGAATCTAAGTCTGCTGCATAAGTACTATGTCAA GAATGCCCTGGTCTGCAGTCACGATCACCTGACCTTGTTCCTGACGCTGGTATCTGGGCTGGAATTCATTCGCTTTGACTTGGATCTG GATGCCCCTTACTTGGACCTGGCGCCCTACATGCCCGATTACTACAAGCCTCAGTATCTGCTGGACTTCGAGGATCGCCTGCCCAGCTCCATCCATGGCTCAGACAGCCTGTCGCTCAACTCCTTCAACTCTGTCACCTCGACCAATCTGGAGTGGGACGACAGTGCCATTGCACCTTCAAGTGAGG ATTATGATTTTGGAGATGTCTTTCCTGCAGTGCCGTCCATGCCCAGCACAGCCTGGGAAG ATGGAGACCTAACGGACACTTTCAGCTGCCCGCACTCCGTGGCCTCCGATCTGAACGGCTGCAAGGCTTCCATGAAGAGTCCCACGCAGCGCTACAACCCCTTCAACGAGGAGAAGGTGGAAGTGCTGTCCTCCACCGAAACCACCCCGGCGCACACCGCCTCCCTGGAGAGGATGGACACCACGATGGAAGGCACAGACCAGCTGGAGAGCGGCACGGAGCTGGAAGTCATCAG ATTAGCTAAAAAGAAGAAAACCGGCAAGAAAAAGAAGGTGAAATTGGAGGAAATGgtgaacccccctgcccccagtgccacGGAGGCTGGCAGAGACGGTGGCACAAACAGACTGAGTGAAGGAACTGAGCTGAAGACAGACAGGAGGCTGCCCTCTCCGGAGGGCCAGGAGAGGCTAGGAGAGAGCAGCAAGCACTCGGCCCTGAGCCAGCTGGGCCTGCGGATCCCGGAGATGAAGGACACCTCCATGGAGAGCATGGGGCAGCCGCTGAGCAAAGTGATTGAGAAACTGAACGGGCAGCTGGACCCCAGTGGCTGGAACTGCCCCGTCGACCCCCCCAATCAGTCCTTTCGGACTGACATGCCAGAGGAGACCCCGGATGGGCCGCCCTCTGGCAGCTATATCGAGCGGATTTCGACCCCCATGGACTTCTACCGCTTTACCGTCGAGAGTCCAAACTCTCCTGCGCCAGGTGGTGGCGACCATGACCCTACAGGGGCTGGCCAACCGCCATATGTTCCTGgtagccctgaggctgctggacaagatgaagaaggaggagaaggagaaacagctgGGGCGGTAGAGGACGCTCAGGAGGAGGCAGATAAAACCCAAGCCAGTGAAATGGAAACTGGCAACATGGAGGCGCTCAGCAGGCTGAAAGGAGACCAGCCCAGTCCCTCTCTGAGCAGCGCTGAGGACTcgggggtggaggagggacaGGGCAGCCCGTCGGAAATGGCCCATCCATCGGAGTTCAG GGTGGATAACAACCATCTATTGCTGCTGATGATCCATGTCTTCCGGGAAAACGAGGAACAGCTGTTCAGG ATGATCCGAATGAGCACTGGGCACATGGAGGGGAATCTTCAGCTGCTCTATGTCCTGCTGACGGACTGTTATGTGTACCTGATCCGGAAAG GAGCCGCAGAAAAGCCGTACTTGGTGGAGGAGACCGTTTCATACAATGAGCTAGACTACATCTCG GTTGGCCTGGATCAGCAGACAGTGATGTTGGTCTGCACCAACCGTCGGAAGCAGTTCCTGCTGGACACCGCCGACGTGGCCCTTACAGA gttctTCCTAGTCTCCTTGAAGTCAGCCATGATCAAAGGTTGCCGAGAGCCGCCGTACCCCAGCATCCTCACCGACGCCACTATGGAGAAGCTGGCGCTGGCCAAGTTTGTGGCCCAAGAGTCAAAGTGCGAG GCTTCCGATGTGGTCGTGCGCTTCTATGGCCTCATTCACTGGGAGGACCCCATGGATGAGACATTGGGACCGGCCCCTTCCCTTTATGCTTCTTCTGAGAACTCGGTCACTAAAGAAGGCATCCTGCATTACAAGTCTGGGACTTCCTACCTGGGGAAGGAGCACTGGAAGACCTGCTTTGTGGTGCTCAG CAATGGGATCTTATACCAGTATCCAGACCGTACTGACATTATCCCTCTGCTCTCCGTGAACATGGG GGGGGAGCAGTGTGGTGGGTGCCGGCGATCGAACACCACAGATCGCCCCCactccttccaggtgatcctgaCCGACCGCCCTTCCCTGGAGCTCAGCGCCGAGAACGAAGAGGAGATGGCAGACTGGATGCAATACTTGTGCCAGGCCGTATCCAAAGGG GTTATCCCCCAGGGCGTGGTCCCCACGCCTTGCATCCCCTGCTGCCTTGTCATAACGGACGAGAAGGCCTTCACCTGCCACGAGGATTGCCAGACGAGCTTCTTCCGCTCGCTCGCCACCGTGGAGCTGCCGGACGTGGCCACTGTCTCTACGGAAGCCGGCAAGGAGTACTGTATAATA GAGTTTGCTCAGGATCGCAACCAGTTCATGCCCCCCTGGGTCCTGTACTTTAGTTGCACTACTGAACTGGAGAGGTTCCTCTTGGCGCTGAGCACTGTGTGGAGAAATATCTACCAG GTTGATCTCCAGCACAAGGCAATCCAAGAAGCCTCGGTGAAGAAGAAATGCGAGGATGCCTTGAGCCTGATCCACAGCGCCTGGCAGCGCAGCGACAGCCTGTGCCGTGGCCGGGACTCCCGGGACCCCTGGTGTTAA